One Hippoglossus stenolepis isolate QCI-W04-F060 chromosome 22, HSTE1.2, whole genome shotgun sequence DNA segment encodes these proteins:
- the epyc gene encoding epiphycan isoform X1, which produces MRMLMRLVLGLFVLKAVVASPRFSRQADLDSYDGANYDVDLDNLNLENPDIYDYEDGLTIDDPLIEIGTLAPPDYNYPVPEASLEEQTEEEEEEELPLTPQLIPQGSGGSGVLMGPDTQKEVELRLTPIDILHVSGDFGGSLGSGASGASGASGSGGSGDPLVSGSSGGSGDIVLISGASEELLSSGGSGEFLVSGDILISGDFLGSGDLSGSGVGSATSGASGDIGSGGSGISIELPLGSGGSGDQSGSGFSGDLLISGASGSSGVSGDSGGSGDSGITLLSGEEELPLIPDTIPQEASGASGDFSGASGISGASGDTGVSGDLGISGASGASGVSGSGDAEVPEVVLVPDIDEEEGLLPTTPETPQEGTGGVEGSVSSGLPESGEPDEPDEPVVDRRGMPTCLLCTCLGGSVYCDDLKLDSVPPLPKDTTHFYARYNRITKINKSDFASMNKLKKIDLTSNEITSIDDTAFMGLPNLEELVIRENHISQLPALPETMTLIDASHNDIGTKGLHREAFKDMTGLLYLYITDNHIDYVPVPLPDSLRSLHLQRNNIQMMHGDTFCNLKDFNYIRNALEDIRLDGNPINLSRTPQAYVCLPRIPIGDLI; this is translated from the exons ATGAGGATGCTCATGAGGCTCGTGTTGGGACTCTTCGTCCTCAAAGCGGTGGTGGCCAGCCCCAGATTTTCCCGACAAGCGGACTTGGACTCATACGACGGCGCCAACTACGATGTGGATCTAGACAATTTAAATTTGGAGAACCCGGATATCTACGACTACGAAGATGGGCTGACAATTGATGATCCTCTG ATAGAGATTGGAACGCTGGCCCCACCTGACTACAACTACCCCGTACCCGAGGCCTCGCtggaggagcagacagaggaggaggaggaggaagagttgcCGCTAACACCCCAGCTCATCCCTCAGGGTTCAGGGGGGTCCGGGGTCCTCATGGGCCCAGACACACAGAAAG AGGTGGAGCTGCGTCTGACGCCCATTGACATCCTTCATGTCTCCGGGGATTTTGGGGGTTCCCTAGGGTCTGGGGCCTCTGGAGCTTCTGGGGCCTCTGGGTCTGGAGGTTCAGGAGATCCACTGGTCTCTGGGTCCTCTGGGGGTTCAGGTGACATTGTCCTAATCTCCGGAGCCTCCGAGGAGCTGCTGAGCTCCGGGGGGTCTGGAGAGTTCTTGGTATCTGGGGACATCTTGATATCTGGGGATTTCTTGGGATCTGGAGATCTCTCAGGGTCTGGGGTGGGATCCGCAACCTCTGGAGCCTCTGGAGACATTGGCTCTGGAGGTTCTGGGATTTCAATTGAACTCCCCCTGGGCTCTGGAGGGTCTggggaccagtctggttctgGGTTCTCTGGGGATCTCTTGATCTCAGGGGCCTCCGGAAGCTCTGGGGTTTCTGGGGACTCTGGTGGGTCTGGGGACTCTGGAATAACTTTATTATCTGGAG AGGAGGAGCTGCCCCTCATTCCCGACACTATCCCCCAAGAGGCATCGGGTGCTTCTGGGGATTTCTCAGGAGCTTCAGGAATCTCAGGGGCCTCAGGGGATACAGGAGTTTCTGGAGACTTAGGCATCTCTGGAGCCTCCGGGGCCTCTGGTGTCTCTGGCTCTGGAGACGCCGAGGTCCCCGAGGTTGTTCTGGTCCCTGACATTGACGAAG AGGAGGGGCTGCTTCCCACTACACCAGAAACCCCTCAGGAGGGTACTGGCGGTGTAGAAGGGTCAGTGAGCTCTGGATTGCCAGAGTCTGGCGAACCCGACGAGCCCGATGAGCCTGTGGTTGACAGACGAG GTATGCCCACTTGTTTGCTGTGCACGTGCCTCGGTGGTTCGGTCTACTGTGATGACTTGAAGCTGGACAGCGTTCCACCTCTGCCCAAAGACACCACTCACTTCTATGCACGCTACAACAGAATCACCAAGATCAACAAGTCCGACTTCGCCTCCATGA ACAAGCTGAAGAAAATCGACTTAACCTCCAACGAGATAACCAGCATCGACGACACGGCGTTTATGGGTCTGCCcaacctggaggagctggtgatcCGAGAGAATCACATCTCCCAGCTGCCTGCGCTCCCCGAGACCATGACCCTGATCGATGCCAGCCACAACGACATCGGCACCAAGGGTCTGCACAGAGAGGCGTTCAAG GATATGACCGGCCTGCTGTACCTGTACATCACAGACAACCACATCGACTACGTGCCTGTGCCTCTGCCAGACAGCCTGCGATCCCTACACCTACAG CGCAACAATATTCAAATGATGCACGGGGACACGTTCTGCAACCTGAAAGATTTCAACTACATCAGGAATGCGCTGGAGGACATCCGTCTGGATGGCAACCCCATCAACCTCAGCAGGACCCCGCAGGCGTACGTCTGCCTGCCCCGCATACCCATCGGGGATCTCATttaa
- the epyc gene encoding epiphycan isoform X2 translates to MRMLMRLVLGLFVLKAVVASPRFSRQADLDSYDGANYDVDLDNLNLENPDIYDYEDGLTIDDPLIEIGTLAPPDYNYPVPEASLEEQTEEEEEEELPLTPQLIPQGSGGSGVLMGPDTQKEEGLLPTTPETPQEGTGGVEGSVSSGLPESGEPDEPDEPVVDRRGMPTCLLCTCLGGSVYCDDLKLDSVPPLPKDTTHFYARYNRITKINKSDFASMNKLKKIDLTSNEITSIDDTAFMGLPNLEELVIRENHISQLPALPETMTLIDASHNDIGTKGLHREAFKDMTGLLYLYITDNHIDYVPVPLPDSLRSLHLQRNNIQMMHGDTFCNLKDFNYIRNALEDIRLDGNPINLSRTPQAYVCLPRIPIGDLI, encoded by the exons ATGAGGATGCTCATGAGGCTCGTGTTGGGACTCTTCGTCCTCAAAGCGGTGGTGGCCAGCCCCAGATTTTCCCGACAAGCGGACTTGGACTCATACGACGGCGCCAACTACGATGTGGATCTAGACAATTTAAATTTGGAGAACCCGGATATCTACGACTACGAAGATGGGCTGACAATTGATGATCCTCTG ATAGAGATTGGAACGCTGGCCCCACCTGACTACAACTACCCCGTACCCGAGGCCTCGCtggaggagcagacagaggaggaggaggaggaagagttgcCGCTAACACCCCAGCTCATCCCTCAGGGTTCAGGGGGGTCCGGGGTCCTCATGGGCCCAGACACACAGAAAG AGGAGGGGCTGCTTCCCACTACACCAGAAACCCCTCAGGAGGGTACTGGCGGTGTAGAAGGGTCAGTGAGCTCTGGATTGCCAGAGTCTGGCGAACCCGACGAGCCCGATGAGCCTGTGGTTGACAGACGAG GTATGCCCACTTGTTTGCTGTGCACGTGCCTCGGTGGTTCGGTCTACTGTGATGACTTGAAGCTGGACAGCGTTCCACCTCTGCCCAAAGACACCACTCACTTCTATGCACGCTACAACAGAATCACCAAGATCAACAAGTCCGACTTCGCCTCCATGA ACAAGCTGAAGAAAATCGACTTAACCTCCAACGAGATAACCAGCATCGACGACACGGCGTTTATGGGTCTGCCcaacctggaggagctggtgatcCGAGAGAATCACATCTCCCAGCTGCCTGCGCTCCCCGAGACCATGACCCTGATCGATGCCAGCCACAACGACATCGGCACCAAGGGTCTGCACAGAGAGGCGTTCAAG GATATGACCGGCCTGCTGTACCTGTACATCACAGACAACCACATCGACTACGTGCCTGTGCCTCTGCCAGACAGCCTGCGATCCCTACACCTACAG CGCAACAATATTCAAATGATGCACGGGGACACGTTCTGCAACCTGAAAGATTTCAACTACATCAGGAATGCGCTGGAGGACATCCGTCTGGATGGCAACCCCATCAACCTCAGCAGGACCCCGCAGGCGTACGTCTGCCTGCCCCGCATACCCATCGGGGATCTCATttaa
- the epyc gene encoding epiphycan isoform X3: protein MRMLMRLVLGLFVLKAVVASPRFSRQADLDSYDGANYDVDLDNLNLENPDIYDYEDGLTIDDPLIEIGTLAPPDYNYPVPEASLEEQTEEEEEEELPLTPQLIPQGSGGSGVLMGPDTQKGMPTCLLCTCLGGSVYCDDLKLDSVPPLPKDTTHFYARYNRITKINKSDFASMNKLKKIDLTSNEITSIDDTAFMGLPNLEELVIRENHISQLPALPETMTLIDASHNDIGTKGLHREAFKDMTGLLYLYITDNHIDYVPVPLPDSLRSLHLQRNNIQMMHGDTFCNLKDFNYIRNALEDIRLDGNPINLSRTPQAYVCLPRIPIGDLI from the exons ATGAGGATGCTCATGAGGCTCGTGTTGGGACTCTTCGTCCTCAAAGCGGTGGTGGCCAGCCCCAGATTTTCCCGACAAGCGGACTTGGACTCATACGACGGCGCCAACTACGATGTGGATCTAGACAATTTAAATTTGGAGAACCCGGATATCTACGACTACGAAGATGGGCTGACAATTGATGATCCTCTG ATAGAGATTGGAACGCTGGCCCCACCTGACTACAACTACCCCGTACCCGAGGCCTCGCtggaggagcagacagaggaggaggaggaggaagagttgcCGCTAACACCCCAGCTCATCCCTCAGGGTTCAGGGGGGTCCGGGGTCCTCATGGGCCCAGACACACAGAAAG GTATGCCCACTTGTTTGCTGTGCACGTGCCTCGGTGGTTCGGTCTACTGTGATGACTTGAAGCTGGACAGCGTTCCACCTCTGCCCAAAGACACCACTCACTTCTATGCACGCTACAACAGAATCACCAAGATCAACAAGTCCGACTTCGCCTCCATGA ACAAGCTGAAGAAAATCGACTTAACCTCCAACGAGATAACCAGCATCGACGACACGGCGTTTATGGGTCTGCCcaacctggaggagctggtgatcCGAGAGAATCACATCTCCCAGCTGCCTGCGCTCCCCGAGACCATGACCCTGATCGATGCCAGCCACAACGACATCGGCACCAAGGGTCTGCACAGAGAGGCGTTCAAG GATATGACCGGCCTGCTGTACCTGTACATCACAGACAACCACATCGACTACGTGCCTGTGCCTCTGCCAGACAGCCTGCGATCCCTACACCTACAG CGCAACAATATTCAAATGATGCACGGGGACACGTTCTGCAACCTGAAAGATTTCAACTACATCAGGAATGCGCTGGAGGACATCCGTCTGGATGGCAACCCCATCAACCTCAGCAGGACCCCGCAGGCGTACGTCTGCCTGCCCCGCATACCCATCGGGGATCTCATttaa